One stretch of Brachyhypopomus gauderio isolate BG-103 chromosome 10, BGAUD_0.2, whole genome shotgun sequence DNA includes these proteins:
- the kcnip1b gene encoding Kv channel-interacting protein 1b isoform X3, whose translation MGVVLGIFSMHTKQVTYKRDKIDDELEMTMVCHRPEGLEQLEAQTNFTKQELQVLYRGFKNECPSGVVNEETFKHIYAQFFPHGDASTYAHYLFNAFDTTNNGSIKFEEFVTGLSTLLRGSVQEKLEWTFHLYDINRDGLISKEEMTEIVRAIYDMMGKYTYPALKGDVPKQHVDAFFQKMDKNKDGVVTLEEFVLACQEDETMMRSMQLFENVM comes from the exons ATGGGTGTGGTCCTGGGGATCTTCTCCATGCACACCAAACAGGTGACCTACAAGAGAG ataAGATAGATGATGAGCTGGAGATGACTATGGTGTGCCATCGTCCTGAGGGACTCGAACAGCTCGAGGCTCAGACCAATTTCACCAAGCAGGAGCTCCAGGTCCTCTATCGCGGCTTCAAAAAC GAGTGTCCCAGCGGAGTGGTGAATGAGGAGACGTTCAAACACATCTACGCACAGTTCTTCCCCCACGGCG ATGCCAGCACATACGCTCACTATCTGTTTAACGCTTTCGACACCACTAATAACGGCTCTATAAAGTTCGAG gagttTGTGACTGGGCTGTCCACCCTCCTGAGAGGATCCGTCCAGGAGAAACTAGAATGGACATTTCACCTGTACGACATCAACAGGGACGGACTCATCAGCAAAGag GAGATGACGGAGATCGTGCGGGCCATCTACGACATGATGGGGAAGTACACGTATCCTGCCCTGAAAGGAGACGTTCCCAAGCAGCATGTCGACGCCTTCTTCCAG AAAATGGACAAAAACAAAGACGGGGTCGTGACCCTGGAAGAGTTTGTCCTGGCGTGCCAAGAA GACGAAACCATGATGAGATCCATGCAGCTCTTTGAAAATGTGATGTGA
- the kcnip1b gene encoding Kv channel-interacting protein 1b isoform X2 yields the protein MGAVVGMLTMQTKQRQPSRDKIDDELEMTMVCHRPEGLEQLEAQTNFTKQELQVLYRGFKNECPSGVVNEETFKHIYAQFFPHGDASTYAHYLFNAFDTTNNGSIKFEEFVTGLSTLLRGSVQEKLEWTFHLYDINRDGLISKEEMTEIVRAIYDMMGKYTYPALKGDVPKQHVDAFFQKMDKNKDGVVTLEEFVLACQEDETMMRSMQLFENVM from the exons ATGGGAGCAGTGGTGGGAATGTTGACCATGCAGACCAAGCAGAGACAGCCATCACGAG ataAGATAGATGATGAGCTGGAGATGACTATGGTGTGCCATCGTCCTGAGGGACTCGAACAGCTCGAGGCTCAGACCAATTTCACCAAGCAGGAGCTCCAGGTCCTCTATCGCGGCTTCAAAAAC GAGTGTCCCAGCGGAGTGGTGAATGAGGAGACGTTCAAACACATCTACGCACAGTTCTTCCCCCACGGCG ATGCCAGCACATACGCTCACTATCTGTTTAACGCTTTCGACACCACTAATAACGGCTCTATAAAGTTCGAG gagttTGTGACTGGGCTGTCCACCCTCCTGAGAGGATCCGTCCAGGAGAAACTAGAATGGACATTTCACCTGTACGACATCAACAGGGACGGACTCATCAGCAAAGag GAGATGACGGAGATCGTGCGGGCCATCTACGACATGATGGGGAAGTACACGTATCCTGCCCTGAAAGGAGACGTTCCCAAGCAGCATGTCGACGCCTTCTTCCAG AAAATGGACAAAAACAAAGACGGGGTCGTGACCCTGGAAGAGTTTGTCCTGGCGTGCCAAGAA GACGAAACCATGATGAGATCCATGCAGCTCTTTGAAAATGTGATGTGA